The Papaver somniferum cultivar HN1 chromosome 3, ASM357369v1, whole genome shotgun sequence genome includes a region encoding these proteins:
- the LOC113355675 gene encoding cytochrome b-c1 complex subunit 7-2-like produces MASTLLKTFLDPKKNWLAGVHKKAIANRLTHYGLRYDDLYDPLMDLDIKEALNRLPVEVVDARNQRLKRAMDLSMKHEYLSPELQKMQTPFRTYLSDMLALVKRENAEREALGALPLYQRQIP; encoded by the exons ATGGCGTCGACACTATTGAAAACCTTCCTGGATCCAAAGAAGAACTGGTTAGCTGGTGTTCACAAGAAAGCCATAGCCAATCGTCTCACTCACTACG GTCTTCGATATGACGATCTATATGATCCGTTGATGGATTTGGATATTAAAGAAGCATTAAACCGTCTACCTGTTGAAGTCGTTGATGCAAGGAATCAACGTCTTAAACGTGCTATGGATCTGTCTATGAAACATGAGTACCTTTCTCCAGAATTGCAG AAAATGCAGACACCATTCAGGACCTATCTAAGTGATATGTTGGCCCTG GTAAAGAGGGAGAATGCAGAGCGCGAGGCACTTGGAGCTTTACCTCTCTACCAGAGACAAATCCCGTAA